One Drosophila willistoni isolate 14030-0811.24 chromosome 2R unlocalized genomic scaffold, UCI_dwil_1.1 Seg167, whole genome shotgun sequence DNA segment encodes these proteins:
- the LOC26529942 gene encoding CXXC-type zinc finger protein 1, with protein sequence MSSEVIEYCICRRNNADGFMICCDKCNEWFHGECIGLNEDMGLLYDVYYCIACKKKNAKLKSTFKTPPIAAASLSIHTGVVLPNKLDKVKVPISPERQKPEPQQEIVATPEQSSGSPTIENTVEVAMPVVSIENKVHEREKFVKGESKGCQCNLYLESSEESKKRPKCWGYMCDEIARPKSRYCSDECGSVATVTRIFSTMQPLDNGWTMPHPIFTLPDDYSDSKSPESKRTENEKWTKEQENRDKKQKESIPSSSSKFESSHDIGQTKKIKIQESLQVAQSGRNMTKERRNESLPQNYLKKSKVNEADDMSSKQKLKHKTKSTSPTKSSSSDQNDLKRSSTFYEEDSSKHCYFPLKRCRFGKENPKKSHKFSDENHSNFLRIRDSRQ encoded by the exons ATGTCTTCAGAGGTCATTGAGTATTGCATATGCCGACGCAATAATGCTGATGGATTTATGAT ATGCTGCGATAAATGCAATGAATGGTTTCACGGGGAATGCATTGGCCTAAATGAGGATATGGGCTTGCTGTATGATGTCTACTATTGTATTGCTTGCAAGAAGAAAAATGCAAAGCTAAAAAGTACATTCAAAACTCCGCCCATTGCAGCGGCCAGTTTGTCCATACATACGGGTGTGGTTTTACCAAACAAATTGGATAAAGTCAAGGTGCCAATTAGTCCTGAGAGACAAAAACCAGAACCACAACAAGAGATAGTCGCTACGCCAGAGCAATCTTCTGGGTCTCCAACAATCGAAAATACTGTGGAAGTGGCAATGCCAGTTGTCAGCATAGAAAACAAAGTCCACGAACGTGAAAAGTTCGTTAAAGGAGAATCCAAGGGATGTCAATGTAATCTGTATCTAGAAAGCAGCGAGGAATCGAAAAAGCGACCAAAATGCTGGGGCTATATGTGTGATGAGATTGCCAGACCCAAGTCAAGATACTGTTCGGACGAATGTGGCAGTGTGGCGACAGTCACTCGTATATTTTCCACCATGCAGCCTTTGGATAATGGCTGGACCATGCCGCATCCAATCTTTACATTACCAGATGATTAC aGTGACTCCAAAAGTCCTGAATCCAAACGAACTGAAAATGAGAAATGGACTAAAGAACAGGAAAATCGAgataaaaagcaaaaggaatCCATCCCTTCTTCTAGCAGTAAGTTCGAATCCAGCCATGATATTGGTcaaacaaagaaaattaaaattcaagaATCGTTGCAAGTCGCGCAGTCTGGCAGGAATATgacaaaagaaagaagaaacgAAAGTTTGCcacaaaattatttaaagaaatcaaaagtCAATGAAGCAGATGATATGTCATCCAAACAGAAGCTGAAACATAAAACCAAATCAACGTCACCAACGAAAAGTAGCTCCAGCGATCAAAACGATCTAAAACGATCTTCTACTTTCTATGAAGAGGATTCATCAAAGCATT GCTATTTTCCCTTAAAACGTTGCCGttttggcaaagaaaatccaaAGAAGAGTCATAAATTCAGCGATGAAAATCATTCAAATTTCCTTAGAATACGCGATTCCAGGCAATAA